In Arachis stenosperma cultivar V10309 chromosome 1, arast.V10309.gnm1.PFL2, whole genome shotgun sequence, one DNA window encodes the following:
- the LOC130970596 gene encoding ribonucleoside-diphosphate reductase small chain A, whose translation MGSLDNVADKPTKQEQEQEEEREQEPILKEQTQRFCMFPIRYKQLWEMYKKAEASFWTAEEVDLSYDVQHWETLSDSEKHFITHVLAFFAASDGIVLENLAARFLNDVQIPEARAFYGFQIAMENIHSEMYSLLLETYIKDSKEKHRLFNAIENLPCVARKAAWAVNWIHSSHSFAERLVAFACVEGIFFSGSFCAIFWLKKRGLMPGLTFSNELISRDEGLHCDFACLLYSLLRKQLDSEKVHKLVDDAVEIETEFVCDALPCALIGMNSELMSQYIKFVADRLLVALGYEKKYNVDNPFDWMEFISLQGKTNFFERRVGDYQKASVMSSLQDSGKNFVFKLDEDF comes from the exons ATGGGGTCTTTGGATAACGTAGCCGACAAACCAACAAAACaggaacaagaacaagaagaagaacgGGAACAGGAACCCATACTGAAGGAACAAACGCAGCGGTTTTGTATGTTCCCCATTCGGTACAAGCAACTCTGGGAGATGTATAAGAAGGCCGAAGCCAGTTTCTGGACCG CCGAAGAGGTTGATCTGTCCTATGACGTGCAACATTGGGAAACTTTGTCGGATTCTGAGAAGCACTTCATAACTCATGTCCTAGCTTTTTTCGCTGCATCTGATGGAATTGTATTGGAGAATTTGGCTGCAAGGTTTCTGAATGATGTTCAGATTCCAGAG GCTCGGGCATTCTATGGGTTTCAAATAGCAATGGAAAATATTCATTCTG AGATGTACAGCTTGCTGTTGGAGACATATATTAAAGATTCAAAAGAGAAGCATAGACTATTCAATGCAATTGAAAATCTTCCTTGTGTTGCAAGGAAAGCAGCGTGGGCAGTAAATTGGATTCATAg TTCTCATTCATTTGCAGAGAGACTTGTTGCTTTTGCATGTGTTGAAGGGATATTTTTCTCTGGAAG CTTCTGTGCTATATTCTGGCTTAAAAAGAGAGGTTTAATGCCGGGTTTGACATTTTCAAATGAGCTAATCTCTAGAGATGAGGGGCTTCATTGTGACTTTGCTTGCCTTCTGTACAG TTTGTTACGGAAGCAGCTAGATTCTGAAAAAGTTCATAAGCTTGTAGATGATGCTGTTGAAATCGAAACCGAGTTTGTGTGCGATGCCCTGCCTTGTGCATTGATTGGAATGAACTCAGAGCTCATGAGTCAGTACATAAAATTTGTTGCAGACAGGCTATTG GTTGCCTTGGGGTACGAGAAAAAGTACAATGTTGACAATCCCTTTGATTGGATGGAGTTTATTTCCTTGCA AGGAAAGACTAACTTCTTTGAGAGAAGAGTGGGTGATTATCAGAAGGCATCTGTAATGTCAAGCCTCCAAGATAGTGGGAAGAACTTTGTTTTCAAGCTTGACGAGGACTTCTAA